In Methanosarcina barkeri MS, a single window of DNA contains:
- a CDS encoding ABC transporter ATP-binding protein, whose product MDVLRVFLIYPIINYGLNINQSSNFLDRIYQSCTYGDLNPFLVSAIVLAIVSIISAGVEVGVSYLGSKTFATVRDTTDRLVFNTLRKQPYEYFASHKQGDILYIGQQAVEQTGLAVFNVVGFFQNLLLCLFYLSFIFILSFKISTFILIFGAIYVFLMKNVIFSRVYRHSLVLNHSARAKSVIYNEFISGIKTIFITDSINFWAGNYNKAVDNIKKSYVFAMILQRLPGAANNLLIFLIISLGAAGLYYLTDGHFLPYIGIFGTFLLALYRTIPALNACQSQFGVIVQQFPAIEAVYNFLQEKNNMNVHLNNVQKREFLFQKSIIFKNVFFRYSDTQKYTINNLSFTIKKSTKTAIVGNSGAGKTTVANLLALLYRPTSGEILVDGVNLNEFNHSDYLKRLGYLGQETFIYHDSIKENIRFGLDCNDEEIIEAAKLADAHEFIIATSEGYDTIIGDQGIKLSGGQRQRIAIARIILRKPEILLLDEATSSLDNIAEQRVMESIDRISKDMTVITIAHRLSTVKNADVIYVLKNGEIVESGKHDELLELKGEYYKLYNKAPLFSSNYLDLSTETTSL is encoded by the coding sequence TTGGATGTTCTCAGAGTATTCCTTATCTATCCAATTATTAACTATGGACTCAATATCAATCAGAGTTCTAATTTTCTTGATAGAATTTATCAATCATGTACCTATGGAGATCTTAATCCATTTCTTGTATCTGCTATTGTACTTGCTATTGTAAGTATAATTAGTGCAGGAGTAGAAGTCGGTGTCTCGTATCTTGGAAGTAAGACATTTGCTACTGTAAGGGATACAACTGATCGCCTGGTTTTTAATACCCTGAGAAAACAGCCATATGAATATTTTGCCAGTCATAAGCAGGGTGATATTTTATATATTGGGCAACAAGCAGTAGAGCAAACAGGACTTGCTGTTTTTAACGTTGTAGGCTTTTTTCAGAATCTGTTGCTTTGTTTGTTCTATCTCTCGTTTATTTTTATTTTATCCTTCAAGATCAGTACTTTTATTCTAATTTTTGGAGCCATCTATGTTTTTCTCATGAAAAACGTTATTTTTTCAAGAGTTTACAGACATTCATTAGTTTTAAACCACTCCGCACGCGCAAAATCTGTCATATATAACGAGTTTATTTCAGGAATTAAAACAATATTTATTACTGATTCAATCAATTTCTGGGCCGGGAATTACAATAAGGCAGTAGATAATATTAAAAAAAGTTATGTATTTGCTATGATTCTTCAACGACTGCCAGGCGCAGCAAATAACCTGCTGATCTTTCTAATAATTTCACTTGGTGCTGCAGGGCTTTACTATTTAACTGATGGTCATTTTTTGCCATATATAGGAATATTTGGGACGTTCCTGCTTGCTCTTTACAGGACAATACCTGCCCTAAACGCTTGCCAGTCACAGTTTGGTGTAATAGTACAGCAGTTTCCTGCAATTGAAGCAGTATATAATTTTCTGCAGGAGAAAAATAATATGAATGTTCATTTAAATAACGTGCAGAAGCGAGAATTCCTGTTTCAAAAATCAATCATTTTTAAAAATGTGTTTTTCAGATACAGTGACACTCAAAAATATACCATCAACAACTTGTCGTTTACAATTAAAAAAAGCACAAAAACTGCAATCGTCGGTAATTCTGGTGCTGGAAAAACTACAGTTGCAAATTTATTGGCACTTTTGTACAGGCCAACATCTGGAGAAATCCTTGTCGATGGAGTAAATCTTAACGAATTCAATCATTCTGATTATTTAAAGAGACTCGGATACCTTGGGCAGGAGACGTTTATTTATCACGACTCCATTAAAGAGAATATCCGATTTGGTCTAGACTGCAATGATGAGGAAATCATCGAAGCTGCAAAACTTGCCGATGCTCATGAATTTATTATAGCGACCTCTGAAGGTTACGATACAATTATTGGTGACCAGGGTATCAAACTTTCTGGAGGACAACGGCAACGTATTGCAATTGCACGGATAATCTTGCGAAAACCTGAAATTTTGCTCTTAGATGAGGCAACAAGTTCACTTGATAACATAGCTGAACAGCGCGTAATGGAATCAATTGATAGAATCTCAAAGGATATGACAGTAATAACTATCGCACACCGCTTGTCGACGGTAAAAAATGCGGATGTAATTTATGTGCTAAAAAACGGAGAGATTGTTGAGAGTGGAAAACACGATGAGTTGCTTGAGTTAAAGGGTGAGTACTACAAACTCTATAACAAGGCACCTCTATTTTCAAGCAACTATCTTGATTTATCGACTGAGACCACGTCTTTATAA
- a CDS encoding lipopolysaccharide biosynthesis protein: MFTGKITITRVCLSIDFTYQRYTLQGRERSMTITLEYVKKLMGWCPNTGAFEGRQYSDIGKIELDTLDDIRGRNGDLRSEPKKTSFITNILKLVSGNITAQILSIIFVFLAVKIYNPEYIGISHLILSISSILMIFSTFSYQFAIMLPKTEEDSANLACLCTILVTLTSLITALILLFFPKYVDYLLNSPEISNYLIYIPAIIFFNGIFLTQNYWLSRKTSFGVIAGSKVINSVSTGVLQLAIPIWNVSPLGLIVGYIVGYGNADFFMLKDIREDLRIFKKVSLKRVKEIAIQYKDFPLFNSSSTLTNTISLQIPTILLGHYYGTSIVGYFFLANQILNIPLGFLGAAIEQVFFQKISAVKNGNESGGMKDIVEEVYKKLILIGVFPTLLFLILGKEIFTFIYGESWYISGIYIKILVPWIFLVFISQPISSLYMVFDKQGVWFTFSITLLISRVIALVIGGTYGSPEFALGLFSFTGVLFWIWNNSYLLNLAGINKIKSAKIFLKCVTISIIVLLPLILLKVFSVSFYIILLAVVLMTPIYYGITLHDDPTFKRMFSALLCGVKNKI, from the coding sequence ATGTTTACCGGGAAAATAACAATAACAAGAGTGTGCTTATCAATAGACTTTACATACCAGAGATATACATTGCAAGGACGGGAGCGTAGTATGACTATCACTCTCGAATATGTAAAAAAATTAATGGGCTGGTGCCCTAACACAGGAGCATTTGAAGGGCGACAATACTCTGATATCGGAAAAATTGAGCTGGATACTCTGGATGACATAAGGGGAAGGAATGGAGATTTAAGGTCAGAACCTAAAAAAACTTCTTTTATTACCAATATACTAAAACTCGTATCTGGAAATATCACTGCACAGATCCTGAGCATAATTTTTGTATTTTTAGCCGTTAAAATTTATAATCCTGAATATATCGGAATTTCTCATCTTATTCTTTCAATCTCAAGCATACTGATGATCTTCTCTACTTTTTCATATCAATTTGCTATCATGTTGCCGAAAACAGAGGAAGATTCTGCAAACCTTGCTTGCCTCTGTACAATACTGGTAACTCTTACATCTTTAATAACAGCTTTAATATTGCTGTTTTTCCCAAAATATGTTGATTATTTACTTAATTCCCCGGAAATCTCAAATTATTTAATTTACATTCCAGCAATAATATTTTTTAACGGCATTTTTCTCACGCAGAACTACTGGCTTTCAAGAAAGACCAGTTTTGGAGTCATAGCTGGGTCCAAAGTGATAAATTCTGTTTCAACCGGAGTACTCCAGTTAGCTATCCCTATATGGAATGTCTCTCCGTTAGGCTTGATAGTCGGATATATTGTGGGATATGGAAATGCAGACTTTTTCATGCTGAAAGATATAAGGGAAGATTTAAGGATCTTCAAAAAAGTTTCACTGAAAAGAGTAAAAGAGATAGCTATTCAATATAAAGATTTTCCATTATTTAATTCCTCATCTACACTTACAAACACTATTTCATTACAGATACCGACTATTTTGCTTGGACATTATTATGGAACAAGTATTGTAGGATATTTTTTTCTTGCAAATCAAATATTAAATATTCCATTGGGATTTTTAGGAGCAGCTATAGAGCAGGTCTTTTTCCAGAAAATTAGTGCAGTGAAAAATGGGAATGAGTCTGGAGGTATGAAAGATATAGTTGAAGAGGTTTACAAAAAGCTAATTTTAATAGGAGTATTCCCTACGTTACTCTTTCTGATTCTAGGAAAAGAGATATTTACGTTTATTTATGGAGAGAGCTGGTACATTTCAGGGATATATATAAAAATCCTTGTTCCATGGATATTTCTTGTCTTCATATCCCAACCGATTTCATCTCTCTACATGGTGTTTGATAAGCAAGGAGTCTGGTTTACATTCAGTATAACTCTATTAATCTCAAGAGTCATAGCACTGGTTATAGGAGGAACTTATGGAAGTCCCGAGTTTGCCCTTGGCCTGTTCAGTTTTACAGGAGTTTTGTTCTGGATCTGGAACAATTCATATTTACTGAACCTCGCAGGAATTAACAAAATAAAAAGCGCTAAAATCTTTCTTAAGTGTGTGACAATTAGCATCATCGTTTTGCTACCGTTAATTTTGCTTAAAGTGTTCTCTGTAAGTTTTTATATAATTCTCCTCGCAGTAGTACTTATGACGCCTATCTACTATGGTATAACCCTCCATGATGACCCGACATTTAAGAGAATGTTCTCGGCCTTACTTTGTGGTGTAAAGAATAAAATCTGA
- a CDS encoding NAD-dependent succinate-semialdehyde dehydrogenase, which translates to MKIKSVNPYTEEVNWTYDSFSFEECESMIENSRAAFSGWSSLSVEERTKYFSRAEKVIRQNTEIYAEIITKEMGKPIRQSRDEIEECACLCDYYAENAAKFLKDEFVDIGAEKSYVTFEPLGVIFGIMPWNLPFWHVFRFAVPTMCAGNVCVIKHSSNVPASALEIEKIFLEAGFPENVFNTLLIDSKTAMEIIEEELVDGISLTGNIDAGSEIGELAGSLVKPLVLELGGSDPFIVLEDADLERAVKVAAESSFLNTGQSHIAAKRFIVLEAIAVDFIEAFELEIQELKIGDPMDEETDIGPLAKKEFLDSLERVLKDVKKKGAEPHVYGEEQSKGFFFRPTLIPAASNDMKVCNVEVFGPIASVITVKDEDEAVKVANSTELGLGAEIWSRDLERAQRLAKRIKSGFVAINGMVKPDLRLPFGGVKKSGIGRELSHYGLKEFVNIKTVVVNK; encoded by the coding sequence ATGAAAATAAAATCCGTTAATCCTTACACTGAAGAAGTAAACTGGACATATGACTCATTTTCTTTCGAAGAATGTGAGTCCATGATTGAAAATTCTAGGGCTGCTTTTTCCGGGTGGAGTTCATTGTCTGTTGAAGAAAGAACAAAATACTTTTCAAGGGCTGAAAAGGTCATCAGGCAGAATACCGAAATTTATGCCGAAATTATTACGAAAGAGATGGGAAAACCTATCAGGCAGTCAAGAGATGAGATTGAAGAATGCGCCTGCCTCTGTGATTACTATGCGGAAAACGCTGCAAAGTTCCTTAAAGACGAATTTGTAGATATCGGAGCTGAAAAAAGTTACGTAACCTTTGAGCCTCTTGGAGTAATTTTCGGGATAATGCCCTGGAATTTGCCGTTCTGGCATGTTTTCAGGTTTGCAGTGCCTACAATGTGTGCGGGAAACGTATGCGTAATCAAGCATTCTTCGAATGTGCCTGCTTCGGCGCTGGAAATTGAAAAAATATTCCTTGAGGCCGGATTTCCTGAAAATGTTTTCAATACCCTGTTGATTGACTCAAAAACTGCAATGGAAATTATTGAAGAAGAGCTGGTAGATGGGATTTCGCTTACTGGCAACATAGATGCAGGTTCGGAGATAGGGGAACTTGCAGGGAGCCTGGTAAAGCCTCTCGTACTTGAACTGGGAGGTTCGGATCCTTTCATAGTACTTGAAGACGCTGATCTCGAGAGAGCTGTGAAGGTTGCTGCAGAGTCCAGTTTTTTGAATACCGGACAGAGCCATATTGCTGCCAAGCGATTTATTGTCTTGGAAGCTATCGCTGTGGACTTTATCGAGGCATTTGAGCTTGAAATTCAAGAACTGAAAATCGGGGACCCTATGGATGAAGAAACCGATATTGGACCTCTTGCAAAGAAAGAATTTCTTGATAGTCTTGAAAGAGTCCTGAAAGACGTAAAAAAGAAAGGTGCAGAACCTCACGTTTACGGAGAGGAGCAGAGTAAGGGTTTTTTCTTCAGGCCGACCCTCATTCCTGCAGCCAGTAACGATATGAAGGTTTGCAATGTAGAGGTTTTCGGGCCCATTGCCTCTGTGATCACGGTAAAAGACGAAGATGAGGCTGTCAAAGTTGCAAACTCCACTGAGTTAGGGCTTGGAGCTGAAATATGGTCCAGAGACCTTGAAAGAGCTCAGAGGCTGGCAAAAAGAATAAAATCCGGATTTGTAGCCATTAATGGAATGGTCAAACCCGATCTAAGGCTACCTTTTGGAGGAGTAAAAAAATCCGGAATCGGACGAGAGCTTTCTCATTATGGGCTTAAGGAATTTGTAAACATAAAGACGGTTGTGGTCAACAAGTAA